One Solanum lycopersicum chromosome 2, SLM_r2.1 genomic region harbors:
- the LOC101252847 gene encoding uncharacterized protein — MFEFFHSMNLLPQRFIFRFGFASQTSTFKGNYPCSILSHGRRKFSATNLSSATPKSGEELLLVVGGGAAGIYGAIRAKTLAPNLQVVVIEKAKPLSKVKISGGGRCNVTNGHCPDNKVLAEQYPRGHKEFKGSFFHTHGPMDTMSWFSDHGVVLKIEEDGRVFPASDSSSTVIDCLMSEAKRSGVLLQTGKVVTSASSTADGKFAIKLEKRSLDYVEHVEADYLLIASGSSKQGYNLATQLGHSILEPVPSLFTFKIDDLKLAELSGVTFPKVKAKLQLEGIQKKIPQLTQVGPMLVTHWGLSGPVVLRLSAWGARYLSSSDYKGTLCVDFTPDLHIEDLKSALTRHKSQFLRQKVLNSYPSELAVVKRFWKYILDREGICGDMLWSSISNNLLISVAALLKDCAFSVKGKGQFKDEFVTAGGVPLSEIYLATMGSRIHPHLYFAGEVLNVDGITGGFNFQNAWTGGYIAGTSIGNLAVHERVHR; from the exons ATGTTTGAATTCTTTCATTCAATGAATTTGCTACCGCAGCGATTCATTTTTCGTTTTGGATTTGCCTCTCAAACTTCAACTTTCAAAGGAAACTATCCATGCTCAATCCTTAGCCATGGAAGAAGAAAATTCAGTGCAACTAATCTCTCCTCAGCTACTCCAAAG TCAGGTGAAGAGCTTTTGTTAGTAGTAGGGGGCGGAGCAGCTGGAATTTACGGTGCTATAAGGGCTAAGACTCTCGCCCCGAATCTTCAAGTTGTTGTAATTGAAAAAGCGAAACCTTTATCAAAG GTCAAAATTTCTGGAGGAGGTCGCTGCAATGTGACTAATGGGCATTGTCCTGACAATAAG GTTTTGGCTGAACAGTATCCGAGGGGTCATAAGGAATTTAAAGGCTCCTTTTTCCATACTCATGGTCCAATGGATACAATGTCCTGGTTCTCTGATCATGGTGTTGTGTTAAAA ATAGAGGAAGACGGAAGGGTCTTTCCCGCCAGTGATAGTTCATCTACTGTAATTGATTGTCTCATGTCTGAGGCAAAGAGGAGTGGAG TCTTATTGCAGACTGGAAAAGTTGTTACTAGTGCTTCTTCCACTGCTGATGGAAAGTTTGCCATCAAGCTTGAGAAACGTAGCCTTGACTATGTGGAGCATGTTGAAGCTGATTATCTACTTATTGCTAGCGGTAGTAGTAAGCAG GGTTATAATCTTGCCACTCAACTTGGCCATTCAATTTTGGAACCTGTTCCAAGCCTGTTCACTTTCAAGATTGATGACTTGAAGTTAGCAGAACTGTCTGGT GTGACATTCCCAAAAGTAAAAGCAAAATTACAGTTGGAAGGCATTCAGAAGAAAATACCACAACTTACTCAG GTAGGACCGATGCTCGTAACCCATTGGGGACTCAGTGGCCCTGTGGTTCTTAGGCTATCTGCTTGGGGGGCACGTTATCTATCCAGTTCAGACTATAAGG GTACGCTTTGCGTGGATTTTACTCCTGACCTCCATATTGAAGATTTAAAGTCTGCACTCACTCGTCACAAGAGTCAATTTTTG AGGCAGAAGGTGCTGAATTCTTATCCTTCTGAACTTGCGGTCGTTAAAAGGTTTTGGAAGTATATATTAGATCGTGAG GGAATATGCGGAGACATGCTGTGGTCATCCATTTCCAATAATTTGTTGATTTCTGTCGCTGCTTTGTTGAAGGATTGTGCATTTAGCGTGAAGGGAAAG GGCCAATTTAAGGATGAGTTTGTCACAGCTGGAGGTGTTCCACTTTCAGAG ATCTACCTTGCTACGATGGGGAGTAGAATCCATCCTCATCTCTACTTTGCTGGAGAG GTACTCAATGTTGATGGTATCACTGGTGGCTTCAATTTTCAG AATGCTTGGACAGGGGGATAC
- the LOC101262984 gene encoding uncharacterized protein, whose translation MEYFEKAKSVRLKSNHDKFLHADPDQECVYQDRSGSTKTVKWTVEFPEELNNVIRLKSIYGKYLTALDDQRLFGVTGQKVVQSLPSKLDSSVEWEPIKEGSAVKLKTRYGNFLRANSGLPPWRNSVTHDIPHRHQDWILWTVDTVEVLPELPDETVSQSESVADDDFTSSFRLTSAKFSRTQSVKSEGRVIYYHVADEDGNVNDSVEGPSLQFKGHGLEELTRKLEEETGIEKIIVCSRNKFNGNLYPLRLALPPNNATMHVVVMPASSKVAKELTADVLTSKWSVLKTLS comes from the exons ATGGAATATTTTGAGAAAGCGAAATCGGTTAGGCTAAAGAGCAACCATGACAAATTTTTACACGCTGATCCTGATCAAGAATGCGTATACCAAGATCGCAGTGGATCTACAAAGACGGTTAAATGGACAGTCGAATTCCCTGAAGAATTGAACAATGTGATTCGTTTAAAAAGTATCTATGGAAAATACCTAACGGCCTTAGACGATCAACGTCTGTTCGGGGTAACAGGTCAGAAAGTTGTTCAAAGTTTGCCAAGTAAATTGGATTCATCGGTAGAATGGGAACCTATAAAAGAAGGATCTGCGGTAAAGCTGAAAACGAGATATGGCAATTTTTTAAGGGCGAATAGTGGATTACCTCCTTGGAGAAACTCAGTTACACATGATATACCTCATAGACATCAAGATTGGATCTTATGGACAGTTGATACTGTTGAGGTACTCCCTGAATTACCTGATGAAACCGTTTCCCAATCAGAATCAGTGGCTGATGATGATTTCACCTCATCTTTTCGTCTTACATCTGCTAAATTTTCCAGGACTCAG TCTGTGAAATCCGAAGGTAGGGTTATCTATTACCATGTGGCGGATGAAGATGGAAATGTGAATGATTCAGTGGAAGGGCCTTCTTTGCAGTTCAAAGGGCACGGATTAGAGGAACTGACTCGAAAGTTGGAAGAAGAAACAGGGATAGAGAAGATAATTGTTTGTTCGCGTAACAAATTCAATGGGAATTTATATCCTCTCCGTTTAGCATTACCTCCAAACAATGCAACTATGCATGTTGTTGTAATGCCTGCATCGTCTAAAG TGGCAAAAGAGCTGACGGCAGATGTTCTTACATCCAAATGGTCGGTGTTGAAGACTCTATCGTGA
- the LOC101263273 gene encoding uncharacterized protein — translation MENAKTIRLKTHNGKYLTASNDEKSIRQKRDGSSVNALWAVEFLDGQQYLRLKSCYGKYLTASNVPLLPKVTGSRKVMQTLPKKLCSATEWEAEQDGSLYQIRLKTRYGHFLRPYGGIPPWRNSVTHDVPHRKKATLWEIEIMETHKKALPAAVPAPTPNFAHITKAFSCNFTEPI, via the exons ATGGAGAACGCGAAAACCATTCGTCTAAAAACACACAATGGCAAATACCTCACAGCAAGCAATGATGAGAAATCAATACGCCAAAAACGCGATGGCTCATCTGTAAATGCACTCTGGGCCGTTGAATTTTTGGATGGCCAACAATACTTGCGCCTCAAAAGTTGTTATGGGAAGTACTTGACAGCTTCAAATGTTCCATTACTTCCTAAG GTAACGGGATCAAGAAAGGTTATGCAGACATTGCCAAAGAAACTATGTTCGGCAACAGAATGGGAGGCTGAACAAGATGGATCTTTGTATCAAATTCGTCTAAAGACGCGATACGGGCATTTCTTGAGACCTTATGGAGGAATACCACCATGGAGGAACAGTGTTACCCATGATGTTCCTCATAGGAAAAAAGCAACTCTATGGGAAATTGAAATTATGGAGACGCACAAAAAAGCTCTACCTGCAGCAGTACCAGCACCAACGCCAAATTTCGCACATATTACAAAAGCATTCTCTTGTAATTTTACTGAGCCTATATAA